The proteins below are encoded in one region of Marinobacter sp. F4206:
- a CDS encoding twin-arginine translocation signal domain-containing protein — translation MDNPKHEHSRRRFLQLAATAAPAAVAMAVAPNAVAEVANEVPKSRGLRDTEHTRKYFESARF, via the coding sequence ATGGACAACCCCAAGCATGAACACAGCCGTCGCCGTTTCTTGCAGTTGGCAGCAACCGCAGCACCAGCTGCCGTTGCCATGGCAGTTGCACCGAACGCCGTAGCCGAAGTCGCTAACGAAGTCCCGAAAAGCCGCGGTCTGCGTGACACTGAGCACACAAGGAAATACTTCGAATCGGCTCGCTTTTGA
- a CDS encoding molecular chaperone — protein MANAVEVQCPRSINDEDRARAQMYQLLGALLGEPPSRELLAGLALLKGDDTPLGAASKNLAALAERTNPHDAEREFNNLFVGVGRGELLPYASYYLTGFLNEKPLADLRSDLMVRGIKSRDDVKEPEDHISTLCEIMAGIITGEFPCDSGLSSQKAFFDAHLAKWAALFFTDLEEAQSAVFFAPVGSLGRAFMTVEADAFAIQ, from the coding sequence TTGGCCAACGCTGTAGAAGTTCAGTGCCCCCGCTCGATCAACGACGAAGATCGTGCCCGAGCCCAAATGTATCAGTTGCTGGGTGCCTTGCTGGGAGAGCCACCCTCCAGAGAGCTACTTGCCGGATTGGCATTGCTGAAGGGGGATGACACACCACTGGGGGCTGCTTCAAAGAACCTCGCTGCTCTTGCCGAACGCACCAATCCTCATGACGCCGAACGAGAGTTCAACAACCTTTTCGTGGGCGTCGGCCGTGGTGAACTACTGCCTTATGCCAGTTACTACCTCACCGGTTTTCTGAACGAAAAACCCCTTGCAGACTTGCGCAGCGATCTGATGGTCAGGGGCATCAAATCCCGCGATGACGTTAAAGAGCCCGAAGACCACATCAGCACACTGTGCGAAATCATGGCCGGCATCATCACGGGCGAGTTCCCGTGCGACAGCGGTTTGTCTTCACAAAAAGCCTTTTTTGACGCCCACCTGGCAAAGTGGGCGGCGTTGTTTTTTACCGATTTGGAAGAAGCGCAAAGCGCAGTCTTCTTCGCTCCTGTGGGCTCGCTCGGTCGGGCCTTTATGACCGTGGAAGCTGATGCTTTTGCAATTCAGTAA
- a CDS encoding DUF3306 domain-containing protein, with translation MAESRLQRWSRQKAEARKEAEVAPPSPTEPEPSREAQELAINETLPEHEILEKYSLPAPDTIVLGTDITGFMGKEIPEFLRRKALRALWKSNPVLAVLDGLNDYDEDFTDAATAGNVVQTLYKVGQGLIDKSARKDEQAENPVRELADGPEPISFAEDTEEIARHSESDIPAEPLIDARHSEPLAPEPELETTPRYRPRMRFDH, from the coding sequence ATGGCCGAATCACGCCTGCAGCGCTGGTCGCGTCAAAAAGCCGAAGCTCGCAAAGAGGCGGAGGTCGCCCCGCCCTCGCCAACCGAACCCGAACCATCGCGTGAAGCGCAAGAACTCGCCATCAACGAGACCTTGCCCGAGCATGAGATCCTCGAGAAGTACAGCCTGCCCGCCCCGGACACCATTGTGCTGGGCACCGACATTACCGGATTCATGGGAAAAGAAATTCCCGAATTCCTCCGACGTAAGGCGCTGCGCGCGCTCTGGAAATCCAACCCCGTTCTGGCGGTGCTGGACGGGCTCAATGACTACGATGAAGATTTCACCGACGCCGCTACTGCAGGCAACGTCGTGCAAACCCTGTACAAGGTTGGACAGGGGTTAATCGATAAAAGTGCAAGGAAGGACGAGCAAGCCGAGAATCCGGTTCGGGAACTGGCCGATGGTCCAGAACCGATTTCATTTGCAGAGGACACCGAAGAGATCGCCCGGCATTCAGAATCCGACATCCCTGCGGAGCCCCTCATCGATGCCCGGCATTCTGAACCTCTGGCTCCCGAGCCAGAGTTGGAAACGACACCTCGCTATCGTCCCAGGATGCGCTTTGACCATTAG
- a CDS encoding DUF3305 domain-containing protein — protein sequence MSSRTEHWKREIQVGAVVRRSPGVTRWARDIWKPVAVIPGAPEAFWKELVREGEVVDFHAGTVTMELFRADVEGYLVSLNMTVPSVWIIMDKDQTRRSPSGWMVSTITASAHEALDALDSGESIVEAVPIPESLAAWIKEFIDMHYIEEPFKKRRRDEVRVDVVEEGKGDPRIRQQSDVYRAPSNLKKPRVH from the coding sequence ATGAGCAGTCGCACAGAGCATTGGAAACGCGAGATACAAGTGGGTGCCGTCGTTCGCCGTTCCCCCGGCGTAACCCGGTGGGCGCGCGATATCTGGAAGCCCGTCGCCGTTATACCGGGCGCACCTGAGGCGTTCTGGAAAGAGCTGGTTCGCGAGGGCGAGGTGGTCGATTTTCACGCAGGCACCGTAACCATGGAACTGTTTCGCGCCGATGTGGAAGGTTACCTTGTGTCCCTGAACATGACCGTTCCCTCCGTCTGGATCATCATGGATAAAGACCAGACCCGTCGTTCTCCCTCCGGGTGGATGGTCAGCACGATCACCGCCAGTGCCCATGAGGCGTTGGATGCCCTGGACAGTGGTGAGAGCATTGTCGAAGCCGTTCCGATTCCCGAGTCCCTTGCGGCCTGGATCAAAGAGTTTATCGACATGCATTACATCGAGGAGCCGTTCAAGAAACGCCGCCGCGATGAGGTCCGTGTTGACGTTGTCGAGGAAGGTAAAGGCGATCCACGTATCCGCCAGCAAAGCGACGTCTACCGTGCTCCCTCCAACCTCAAAAAACCGAGGGTGCACTGA
- a CDS encoding 4Fe-4S binding protein, which produces MTASKTLLLCTCDKSQSLDQKALQTAAAAEQVIVVDQLCGTDMKTAAEYLSGNSDVLIACGQQAALFERLSEDIEAETQHSAPLGTIDIRDRAGWSAPDASPKRLHAKQAALIAASQLPAPMAPVKTIQSSGVCCIVGPTEQAIRMAELVQDELGVTCVVNDSGPIQLPSAGYDVARGQLTAAQGALGNFQLEFAQLQTLNPAGRGALGFGEIKATARSECDVFIDLRGVGPAFPSHQKRNGYFWADPAKTGELERIALTARDRVGEFEKTVFFRLEESLCAHSRANKTGCTRCLDVCPTEAIFSAGDHIQIDSDICAGCGSCAAVCPTSAVTMNETPFEAVTQAVETMARVYREHTNESPRLVFHTLGAGADAIAYLARYDDGLADDLIPLGLEHVDRIGHAEIMAAFGAGYAEVLILADNEIDRRAVTAEVELAQAMLKGTHNSPSRVRVIEAKELCAAGDNDGRVSEPVLLVGGRRDITRVTVAAMADKIEAPIPLPAGAPYGAIEIDSDKCTLCLACVSLCPTGALGDHPDRPEVQFTENACVQCGVCDSTCPETAIALKPQLDVSKDALSARALHGEEPFECISCGAPFGVASTINRIVEKLENQHWMYTNADNVQLIKMCDDCRVKSQFHGQNSPMAGGERPRVRTSDDYLDS; this is translated from the coding sequence ATGACGGCATCCAAGACTTTACTGTTATGCACTTGCGATAAATCACAGTCTCTTGATCAAAAGGCCCTGCAAACGGCAGCGGCCGCTGAGCAGGTGATCGTGGTGGATCAACTGTGCGGCACCGATATGAAAACGGCCGCAGAGTATTTAAGTGGCAACAGTGACGTGCTCATCGCCTGTGGCCAACAGGCCGCGCTATTCGAGCGTCTGAGCGAGGACATAGAAGCTGAAACCCAGCATTCCGCTCCGCTGGGCACCATCGATATTCGGGACCGCGCGGGCTGGAGCGCACCAGACGCGAGTCCGAAGCGCCTACACGCCAAACAGGCAGCCTTGATCGCTGCCTCGCAATTACCGGCCCCCATGGCGCCGGTGAAAACCATTCAGTCCAGCGGGGTGTGTTGCATTGTCGGTCCTACCGAGCAGGCCATCAGGATGGCTGAACTGGTTCAGGACGAGCTGGGGGTGACGTGTGTTGTCAATGATTCGGGGCCGATCCAGCTACCCTCCGCTGGCTACGACGTGGCGAGAGGGCAATTGACGGCCGCCCAGGGCGCGTTGGGCAACTTCCAGCTGGAATTTGCCCAGCTGCAGACACTGAATCCCGCGGGTCGTGGCGCCCTGGGTTTTGGCGAGATCAAAGCCACTGCCCGCAGTGAGTGCGACGTTTTTATTGATCTGCGCGGTGTGGGCCCCGCGTTTCCCAGTCATCAAAAGCGCAATGGCTACTTCTGGGCCGACCCGGCGAAAACCGGAGAGCTGGAACGGATCGCCTTGACCGCCAGGGATCGGGTCGGTGAGTTTGAGAAAACCGTGTTTTTCAGATTGGAGGAATCGCTGTGTGCCCATTCCCGGGCAAACAAGACCGGTTGCACCCGGTGTCTCGACGTCTGCCCGACTGAGGCCATTTTTTCAGCGGGCGATCACATACAGATTGACTCGGATATTTGCGCCGGCTGTGGATCCTGTGCGGCGGTCTGTCCGACGTCGGCCGTGACCATGAACGAAACACCGTTCGAGGCGGTGACGCAGGCGGTGGAAACCATGGCCAGGGTCTACCGGGAGCATACCAACGAATCCCCGCGTCTGGTTTTCCACACGTTGGGCGCGGGTGCCGATGCCATTGCCTATCTGGCTCGATATGACGATGGGCTGGCGGATGATCTCATCCCGCTGGGGCTGGAGCATGTGGATCGCATCGGCCATGCCGAGATCATGGCAGCATTCGGCGCAGGCTACGCAGAAGTCCTGATCCTGGCGGACAACGAGATCGACCGCCGGGCGGTCACGGCGGAAGTTGAACTGGCCCAGGCCATGCTCAAAGGCACCCATAACTCACCCAGCCGGGTCCGGGTGATCGAAGCCAAAGAACTCTGTGCCGCCGGTGACAACGACGGGCGAGTGAGTGAGCCGGTTTTGCTGGTTGGCGGGCGGCGTGACATCACCCGGGTCACCGTTGCCGCGATGGCGGACAAGATCGAAGCGCCGATCCCTCTGCCCGCGGGCGCACCCTACGGGGCGATCGAGATTGATTCCGACAAGTGCACGCTTTGCCTGGCCTGCGTGTCCCTCTGTCCCACCGGCGCCCTCGGCGACCATCCGGATCGTCCGGAGGTCCAGTTTACGGAGAATGCCTGCGTGCAATGTGGGGTCTGTGACAGCACCTGCCCGGAGACAGCCATTGCTCTGAAGCCTCAACTGGATGTGTCCAAGGATGCCCTGAGTGCCCGGGCACTGCACGGCGAGGAACCGTTCGAATGCATCAGTTGTGGGGCTCCGTTTGGCGTCGCCAGCACCATTAACCGGATCGTTGAAAAACTGGAAAACCAGCATTGGATGTATACCAACGCTGACAACGTCCAGCTCATCAAGATGTGTGATGACTGTCGGGTGAAATCCCAGTTCCATGGGCAGAACTCACCGATGGCAGGGGGCGAACGTCCTCGAGTTCGCACCAGTGACGACTACCTGGACAGCTAA
- a CDS encoding Mrp/NBP35 family ATP-binding protein, which yields MVQYVDAGQSNLIGTDAPRPQDKNPKGIDRIIAIASGKGGVGKSTVSSNLAVALASKGLKVGLLDADVYGPSQPRMLGVSGRPSSPDGHTILPLRNHGVTLMSLGLMAPDDEAIVWRGPMLMGALQQMMNQVDWGRLDVLLVDLPPGTGDVQMTLSQKFFVAGAVVVSTPQDIALMDARKGIDMFNRMEVPLFGLIENMASFVCDGCGKEHHPFGSGGARAEAQKLGAPFLGEIPLDLDIRVGSDGGVPIVVSKPDSPQAQAFQRIADEIVTSDVYARAIQ from the coding sequence ATGGTTCAATACGTTGACGCGGGACAATCCAACCTGATCGGCACTGACGCGCCCCGGCCACAGGACAAAAACCCGAAGGGGATTGATCGCATCATTGCCATCGCCTCGGGGAAGGGGGGCGTGGGCAAGTCCACCGTGTCGTCCAACCTGGCGGTGGCGCTGGCCTCGAAAGGGCTGAAGGTGGGCCTGTTGGACGCCGACGTCTACGGACCCAGCCAGCCCCGCATGCTGGGTGTATCCGGTCGCCCGTCCAGTCCGGACGGGCATACCATTCTGCCGCTGCGCAATCATGGCGTGACCCTGATGTCCCTGGGCCTGATGGCCCCGGACGATGAAGCCATTGTCTGGCGCGGGCCGATGCTGATGGGCGCCCTGCAACAGATGATGAACCAGGTCGATTGGGGCAGGCTGGATGTCTTGCTGGTGGATCTGCCGCCGGGCACCGGTGATGTCCAGATGACCCTGAGTCAGAAATTCTTTGTGGCCGGCGCTGTGGTGGTCTCGACACCCCAGGACATTGCTCTGATGGATGCGCGCAAAGGCATCGACATGTTCAACCGGATGGAGGTGCCGCTCTTCGGCCTGATCGAAAACATGGCCTCGTTTGTCTGTGACGGCTGCGGTAAAGAGCACCACCCGTTTGGATCCGGCGGCGCCCGGGCCGAGGCACAAAAGCTGGGCGCGCCCTTCCTCGGTGAGATTCCGCTCGACCTGGATATCCGTGTTGGGTCGGATGGCGGCGTTCCGATTGTGGTGTCGAAGCCGGACAGTCCGCAGGCGCAGGCCTTCCAGCGCATTGCCGATGAGATCGTCACCTCTGATGTCTACGCCCGGGCCATCCAATGA
- a CDS encoding biotin/lipoate--protein ligase family protein codes for MIESPQFPPLLTGEMVPKHTDPFDKAVSRAIAGVDSGTIFYSETVDNLRAALVLAPETSLEEAIQAVYVAQIGLAESLGALAPPEVPVHFQWPDRIKVNGAVCGSVRFAADVSDPKAQPNWLIIGIDVPFMHLTDEPGKTPNQTCLHEEGCVEITPMALLESWSKHTLLWLTYFMDGGFERVHNEWRPRCDTLGKRIDRPKSGVFVGLDEKGRMLLRQDVMTETVSLIEFAEHL; via the coding sequence ATGATCGAGTCACCTCAGTTTCCGCCGTTACTGACGGGTGAAATGGTGCCCAAACACACAGATCCCTTTGACAAGGCCGTGAGCCGGGCCATCGCGGGGGTCGATTCAGGCACGATTTTTTACTCCGAGACGGTCGACAATCTGCGCGCTGCCCTGGTGCTGGCGCCGGAAACGTCCCTGGAAGAGGCGATTCAAGCCGTTTACGTGGCCCAGATAGGCTTGGCCGAGAGTCTGGGCGCACTGGCCCCGCCGGAAGTGCCTGTGCACTTTCAATGGCCCGATCGCATAAAGGTCAATGGTGCGGTCTGCGGGTCCGTCCGTTTTGCAGCGGATGTGTCTGATCCGAAGGCGCAGCCAAACTGGCTGATCATCGGGATCGATGTACCCTTTATGCATCTGACAGATGAGCCGGGTAAAACCCCGAATCAAACCTGTCTGCATGAGGAGGGCTGTGTCGAGATCACCCCCATGGCGCTGCTGGAAAGCTGGTCCAAACATACCCTGCTGTGGCTGACCTACTTCATGGACGGTGGGTTCGAGCGTGTACACAACGAGTGGCGCCCCCGTTGTGACACGCTGGGTAAAAGGATTGACCGGCCGAAGTCCGGAGTCTTTGTTGGGCTGGATGAGAAGGGCCGGATGTTATTGCGCCAAGACGTCATGACCGAGACAGTGAGCTTGATCGAATTCGCGGAGCACCTATGA
- a CDS encoding DUF6505 family protein, which yields MKLARTLRLDVSDENVYEVPAPSGEWAISGGFEFSNWTEADMKGKARQAFSNGWYSIESGGRASFVGVCDITEAELETLRKTLAQTFVELYGAPDMDAAYPVACEEIDQMRNMCEDFEDNSLLMVSRTLTELGVEETFRSRAPQDASLEAFAVHGSVE from the coding sequence ATGAAACTGGCCCGAACCCTGAGACTGGATGTATCTGATGAAAACGTCTACGAGGTGCCTGCCCCCAGTGGCGAATGGGCCATCTCCGGCGGATTTGAATTTTCCAATTGGACCGAAGCGGATATGAAAGGCAAGGCCCGTCAGGCCTTCAGTAACGGTTGGTACAGCATAGAATCGGGTGGCCGCGCCAGTTTTGTCGGTGTTTGCGACATCACCGAAGCCGAACTGGAAACGTTGCGAAAGACCCTGGCGCAAACCTTTGTCGAGCTCTACGGCGCCCCGGATATGGATGCTGCCTACCCCGTCGCCTGCGAAGAAATCGACCAGATGCGCAATATGTGTGAGGACTTCGAAGACAACAGCTTGTTGATGGTCAGCCGCACCCTGACCGAATTGGGGGTTGAGGAAACCTTCCGCTCCCGGGCTCCACAGGATGCCTCGCTGGAAGCCTTTGCCGTGCATGGCAGCGTCGAGTGA
- a CDS encoding molybdopterin-binding protein yields the protein MKPLRNDCFALPPGVNWTPVDEALERLRSRLRPVVEVERAVPLAQVNGRILASDVFAPRAHPPSSNSAVDGYAFAGPLTQVPCTLPLVDGRSAAGEPYTGQVPEGHAIRILTGAVMPTGVDTIVLEEDCEVIDGQLHLNGTLKVGANRRQAGEDINAQDRILTAASRLTPTQISVLASVGVASVDVFQRLRVGILSTGDEVKPVGSSVTDWQIYDANRPMLSALVTQLGYELVDLGHVQDRAEDVEAVLERGAEACDLILTSGGVSAGDEDHVSKTLKAHGDISNWRIAIKPGRPLALAMFRGTPVVGLPGNPVAAWVCALRFGAPAMALLAGGEWFEPQGYLVPANFSKNKKPGRSEMLRARVRNGQVEVFGSEGSGRVTGLAWSEGLVELDESAQQIEPGTPVRFIPYGSFGL from the coding sequence ATGAAGCCGCTTCGTAATGACTGTTTTGCCCTGCCCCCCGGGGTGAACTGGACGCCGGTCGACGAGGCCCTGGAGCGGTTGCGTTCACGGTTGCGTCCGGTGGTGGAAGTGGAACGCGCCGTCCCTCTGGCCCAGGTAAATGGCCGGATACTGGCGAGCGATGTTTTTGCACCTCGCGCTCACCCCCCCAGCAGCAATTCTGCGGTCGACGGCTATGCGTTCGCGGGCCCCCTGACTCAAGTGCCCTGCACCCTGCCCCTGGTCGACGGCCGAAGCGCCGCCGGGGAGCCATACACCGGTCAGGTACCCGAGGGCCACGCGATCCGGATCCTGACCGGCGCGGTGATGCCAACGGGCGTTGATACGATCGTTCTGGAGGAGGACTGCGAAGTCATCGATGGCCAGCTCCATCTGAACGGCACGTTGAAGGTAGGAGCCAACCGGCGCCAAGCCGGAGAGGACATCAACGCACAGGACCGGATCCTCACCGCAGCAAGCCGCCTGACGCCAACCCAGATTTCCGTGCTGGCCAGTGTCGGTGTGGCGTCGGTCGATGTGTTTCAGCGACTGCGGGTCGGCATTCTGTCCACGGGTGATGAAGTGAAGCCCGTCGGTTCATCGGTCACCGACTGGCAAATTTACGATGCCAACCGCCCAATGCTGAGCGCCCTGGTGACGCAGCTTGGCTACGAACTGGTGGACCTGGGCCATGTCCAGGACCGGGCCGAAGACGTGGAAGCGGTGCTGGAACGAGGCGCGGAGGCGTGTGACCTGATCCTGACCAGCGGCGGTGTTTCTGCAGGCGACGAGGATCATGTATCGAAAACGTTGAAAGCCCACGGCGACATCAGCAACTGGCGCATCGCCATCAAGCCGGGCCGCCCGCTGGCGCTGGCCATGTTCCGGGGTACGCCCGTGGTCGGCTTGCCGGGCAATCCGGTGGCCGCGTGGGTCTGCGCATTGCGCTTTGGCGCGCCCGCGATGGCGCTATTGGCAGGGGGGGAGTGGTTCGAACCCCAGGGCTATCTCGTGCCCGCGAATTTTTCCAAGAACAAAAAGCCTGGGCGCAGCGAGATGCTGCGCGCCCGGGTCCGCAATGGGCAGGTTGAAGTGTTCGGCTCGGAAGGCTCGGGCCGGGTGACAGGCCTGGCCTGGTCCGAGGGTCTGGTAGAGTTGGATGAGAGCGCTCAGCAGATCGAGCCGGGAACCCCGGTGCGATTCATTCCCTACGGCAGCTTCGGGCTGTAA
- the mobB gene encoding molybdopterin-guanine dinucleotide biosynthesis protein B translates to MNVIGIVGWKNSGKTTLASALIRELSNRGLTVNSIKHAHHGVDVDQPGTDSYQHREAGAQEVILAGGQRFAIMHELRGADEPTMEELLARLGPCDWVVVEGFKSHAHPKIEVHRQESSRAPLYPEDPSIIAVATDYAPEFSGPCFDVNDVPGIADFILSTGEL, encoded by the coding sequence GTGAACGTTATTGGGATTGTCGGCTGGAAGAACAGCGGAAAAACCACTCTGGCCAGCGCGCTGATTCGCGAACTGTCGAACAGGGGGTTAACGGTTAACTCGATCAAGCACGCCCATCATGGCGTCGACGTGGACCAGCCCGGAACCGATAGTTACCAGCACCGCGAGGCGGGCGCCCAGGAAGTCATTCTGGCGGGAGGACAGCGGTTCGCCATCATGCACGAACTGCGTGGCGCCGACGAGCCAACCATGGAAGAGTTGCTGGCCCGGCTGGGCCCTTGCGATTGGGTCGTGGTCGAGGGATTCAAATCCCATGCCCACCCCAAGATTGAAGTGCACAGACAGGAGAGCTCCCGTGCGCCCCTGTACCCGGAAGACCCCAGCATCATCGCAGTGGCGACGGACTATGCTCCGGAGTTTTCGGGCCCCTGCTTTGATGTGAACGATGTACCCGGAATTGCCGATTTTATTCTGAGCACAGGAGAATTATGA
- the mobA gene encoding molybdenum cofactor guanylyltransferase MobA, giving the protein MSVCAVILAGGQANRMGGGDKGRLMLGDQSLIHRVIDRITPQVDAVVLNANGDLSRFDDLGLPVVADSIGEFSGPLAGVLAGMDWAAQHGHEWLISVAADTPSFPLDLAERLAGHDTPVVLAATPDPERGRVPQPTFGRWQVALRHDLRAALNDGVRKIRQWTQAQGETLVIFGEDDFFNINTPEDLARAEQQLQ; this is encoded by the coding sequence ATGAGCGTTTGCGCAGTAATTCTGGCGGGTGGCCAGGCAAACCGAATGGGTGGTGGTGACAAAGGACGATTGATGCTGGGCGATCAGTCATTGATCCATCGTGTCATCGATCGAATCACGCCGCAGGTCGATGCCGTGGTGCTGAACGCCAATGGCGATTTGAGCCGCTTTGATGATCTGGGATTGCCCGTGGTGGCCGACTCGATCGGTGAGTTTTCGGGCCCTCTGGCGGGTGTGCTGGCAGGTATGGATTGGGCTGCCCAGCATGGGCATGAGTGGCTGATCAGTGTCGCTGCGGACACCCCGTCGTTTCCGCTGGATCTGGCTGAACGATTGGCCGGGCATGATACCCCGGTGGTGCTGGCGGCCACGCCGGATCCGGAACGTGGCCGGGTGCCACAGCCGACATTTGGCCGCTGGCAGGTGGCGTTGCGGCACGATTTGAGGGCCGCCCTGAACGACGGTGTACGCAAGATTCGCCAGTGGACGCAGGCCCAGGGCGAGACACTGGTGATTTTTGGTGAGGACGACTTTTTCAACATTAACACGCCGGAGGATCTGGCCCGGGCGGAGCAGCAGTTGCAGTGA
- a CDS encoding formate dehydrogenase accessory sulfurtransferase FdhD, with translation MTSTPLLPNPSDPRLSRKVEGVDETGQAKSISVIEERPLTIYLNSQEIVTAMTIGDHPEYLALGFLLNQGMLKETDQVTKIDFDEELEVAVVRTAGITDVEDKLEKKTRTSGCAVGTVFGDMMAGLEGLSLPDTPVHTSTFYDLSYQINHTPSLYMETGAIHGTALCQDRQVLAYMEDVGRHNAVDKIAGWMHLNNIPADNKVLYTTGRLTSEMVIKTSLMGIPTLISRSGFTAWGVDIARQVGLTLIGRMRGKKFTCLSGQHRLVYDQDLSQVPDDDKKMRRKGAQHD, from the coding sequence ATGACGAGTACACCCCTTCTACCCAACCCCTCTGATCCTCGGCTGTCCCGCAAGGTTGAGGGCGTTGATGAAACGGGTCAGGCGAAGTCGATCAGCGTGATCGAGGAGCGCCCCCTGACCATCTATCTGAACAGCCAGGAGATCGTCACGGCCATGACCATCGGCGATCATCCGGAGTACCTGGCCCTCGGGTTTCTACTGAACCAGGGTATGCTGAAAGAGACCGATCAGGTCACGAAGATCGATTTCGACGAGGAGCTGGAAGTCGCCGTGGTTCGTACCGCTGGCATTACCGATGTCGAAGACAAGCTGGAAAAGAAAACCCGTACGTCCGGCTGTGCCGTGGGCACCGTATTTGGTGACATGATGGCGGGGCTCGAAGGGTTGTCACTGCCGGACACACCGGTGCATACCAGCACCTTTTACGACCTCTCCTACCAGATCAACCATACCCCCAGTCTGTATATGGAAACCGGTGCCATTCATGGCACCGCCCTGTGTCAGGACCGTCAGGTTCTGGCCTACATGGAGGATGTCGGGCGCCACAACGCGGTCGACAAGATCGCTGGCTGGATGCACCTGAACAACATTCCGGCCGACAATAAAGTCCTCTACACTACGGGCCGCCTGACGTCCGAGATGGTGATCAAGACATCCCTGATGGGCATCCCGACCCTGATCAGCCGGTCCGGTTTCACCGCCTGGGGCGTCGATATTGCCCGACAGGTCGGGTTGACCCTGATCGGACGGATGCGAGGTAAGAAGTTCACCTGCCTCAGTGGCCAGCACCGACTGGTGTACGATCAGGACCTGTCGCAGGTTCCGGACGACGACAAGAAAATGCGTCGCAAGGGCGCGCAGCATGACTGA
- a CDS encoding substrate-binding domain-containing protein, with product MKNFAIAIALALSTPALADTIIVQSTTSTQNSGLYDYLLPILEKETGNKVNVVAVGTGQAIKNARRCDGDVLLVHAKSAEEQFIADGFGEYRRDLMYNDFVIIGPQADPANLAGAENATEALQRIQQTGAKFASRGDDSGTHKKERSLWREAGIDPDTGSGQWYLETGSGMGATLNTGVSLGAYVLTDRATWIAFTNKQDATIVFEGNPALFNQYGVIPVSTKKCPNVNREAAEAFAQWLLSETGQAAIGAYQVDGKQLFFPNAH from the coding sequence ATGAAAAACTTTGCCATTGCCATCGCCTTAGCCCTGAGCACTCCCGCTCTGGCCGACACCATCATTGTCCAGTCCACCACCTCGACCCAGAACAGTGGCCTGTATGACTACCTGTTACCGATACTGGAAAAGGAAACCGGCAATAAGGTTAACGTGGTCGCTGTGGGCACGGGACAGGCGATCAAGAATGCCAGGCGCTGCGATGGCGATGTGCTCCTGGTTCACGCCAAGTCGGCCGAAGAACAGTTCATTGCTGACGGCTTTGGCGAATACCGCCGCGACCTGATGTACAACGACTTTGTGATCATTGGCCCTCAAGCGGATCCTGCCAATCTGGCAGGCGCTGAGAACGCCACCGAGGCTTTGCAGCGCATCCAGCAGACCGGCGCTAAATTTGCCTCACGGGGTGATGATTCGGGGACACACAAGAAAGAACGTTCCCTGTGGCGCGAGGCCGGTATCGACCCCGACACCGGTTCCGGTCAATGGTACCTGGAAACCGGCAGCGGCATGGGCGCAACCCTGAACACCGGCGTGAGCCTCGGTGCCTACGTGTTAACAGACAGAGCTACCTGGATCGCCTTTACCAACAAACAGGACGCCACCATCGTATTTGAGGGAAATCCCGCCCTGTTCAACCAGTACGGTGTGATTCCGGTCAGTACGAAAAAGTGCCCCAACGTGAATCGGGAGGCGGCGGAAGCCTTTGCACAGTGGTTGCTGTCGGAAACCGGACAGGCCGCTATTGGCGCCTATCAGGTCGACGGTAAACAGCTGTTTTTCCCGAACGCCCACTAG